A window of Fibrobacter sp. genomic DNA:
CGAACGTCTTGAAGTCCTTGCCCTTCGCAAATTTTCCCATGCCGTAGTTCACGACGGAGTTGACGAGAGACGCGGTGAACATGGCGAGCGCAGAGCCCAGCACCACGTACCAGGAACCGCCAAACGTGGCGTTGAGGGCATCGTTTGCCACCTTGGCCGCATCGGGGTTCGTGTCGATGTAGCTGTAGAATTCACCCCACATGCCCGGCGCATGGGAAAGGATGTTGAAGAACAGGCAGGTGCACAGGTTCACGAAGAGGGCGACTACCGAGACTTTCATGGCGGCCTTGGGCCCAAACCGCTTGCATATCATGTCCATGCAGAGGAACGAGAACCAGCTGAGCGTAAAGCCGCAGTCCAGGGCCATGTATTCGAACGAGACCAGTTCCTTGTTCGCGAGCAAGTTCATGCACACGACGGAGAGGATAAAGAAACTGACGGCGAGGGAGGGAATGTTGCGAAGCAGGATTACCAGGTCCTGCCATTCACGCTGGATATAGCTTTTCATTTTGTTTTTTA
This region includes:
- a CDS encoding VUT family protein, whose product is MKSYIQREWQDLVILLRNIPSLAVSFFILSVVCMNLLANKELVSFEYMALDCGFTLSWFSFLCMDMICKRFGPKAAMKVSVVALFVNLCTCLFFNILSHAPGMWGEFYSYIDTNPDAAKVANDALNATFGGSWYVVLGSALAMFTASLVNSVVNYGMGKFAKGKDFKTFAARSYVSTMVAQFVDNMIFALTVSHVFFGWTMKQVLICSITGAVMELLCEIVFSPFGYKMACKWEKENVGSDYLKFKAGQA